ACACACCTAGGGAGCTGCAGCACCTCAGCAAAAATaattattgttttaaacaaatgttgtATTTGCCTTCAATTCTACATCTCATTTGGGACCAAAATATGTAattgttttaagaaatgtttttgcttctagtatgaaaatgttttgcttactgtacagtaagatgtacattataaacagcaacttacactacatCTCATGTGCGTGTTAAGAGTTGAACattttttctgaaaacaaaacttGTTCCAATTATAATATTTTTCTccctttttcagtgtttatttttttgaagatgGTCATAATTCTGTGTATTGGGGCGTttacataattttatttttaaactgtctgaaaactgaattgattGGTTCTTTCGGCAACTAAGTCTTCCAGAGAAATGTTCAAATCAAATAACTGCACAGCTGGGAATCACAGTGTGTATCTCAAAATTAAATCAACTGAACAATAGAAACAAAGCACATTAAtgttaatgtaaaacaaaaaaggcacAGTTGGCTCTAAAATGAATACAATGTTTTTTCACATGAAGTGTCCTTGTGGGCCCAAGTTCTCAGTCAATGGCTGGACTGGCTGTAGCTATCGAGTGCTTGTGTATTTATCTTATCTTATCTTGTCGTGTTAAACACTGTTCTCCTGTAGCAATGATAATAATGCCCAATAAACATTGATTAATATGAAATGCACTTCATCAGTTTGTGTCAAACCGTAATGTCTTTCATCATTAATCTTCAGAAACAAGTTTGAGTCAATGATACTGAACAGTAAGATTAACCTGGCTGCCTGCTGGGCTGCTTATTTGGGTTATGGAAGGCAGATCACACACTTTCCTAGTACGATGCCAAACAAGATAATACAGAAGTGATGATGAAGATATCAGTGGTGCAAATAAGACTTTTTGGCaagcaatataaaaaatatataaaaacagataTAAGGTATTCAAATATCAGCCCAGCATTAATTTTATACTATAATTGGATTTTCATCTCCAGTAATATGCTTAGCGTCATACTATTAATCCCATAAACTCTTCCTTTTTGATTGGCAGTGTTTGATACTTAATTGCTTTTAATGTGCGTTGgccatttttaaacttttttttttttttttttttaaatgtgctttacctgATTTGATAAACACGCATAGCTTTAAACACTGATGGTAACTTAACCTTTTTAAAACAGGCTTTTTGTTGTTTCTGTTTGATCACTTGTTCGTTTCTGGTTCATTTCATTCATGAAGAGGTGTGtgcctcacacacacaaaaaaaacaggtgtgatttttaaagaaccattacaaatttgttttcttttacccCTCCCAGCAAGTACACAGTGCTCTGCAATTGTACGCCTGCTTATATTTCAAACATAAAATTACCTGCTTCAGCAGGTAATTACTCAGTGTAATGTCTGCTGCTTTCACTTGAGTTGTCTTCAGCTTTTTCAGCTGTTAGACTTGGGTttgactgtttaaaaaatatgttatgaTGGCACGCACTCACCAACCTCAGGTGAGAAAACAGGGTGTGTGCAAAAAATATATCGAACCTGTTAACATGGTAACAATTggtttgttgttgtattttttcacTGAGAAAGTAAGTGGCCCATTCTGCTGAAAGTCAATATATTGGGGTAATTACATTTGATTAATGAAAGGCACATTAATCTATTTCGCCATCAATAAAACAGGATACGGAATTAGAGAAAAAGTGTTCTTTTAGGCTATGGCCAATGTGCGAGCTGAAGTGACAATGGAATAAGCATTTCACAGTATGTAGACTTGATCACTAGGCATGGAGCTTATCCATAGATAAGATCAAGAACTACTAAAAATTGGAATCGAACAGTGCCTATTCGTAGTCATTTATGCAATAAGGATATTTACAGTAGCTAACTGAATGTACTGTACAAACGTGCCCACGTTCCTGGATTTATCAGGTTTTGAGAGTGCTTTCTTATACAGCACTTCTGAATAATGATGCTCTTGCTATACAGCCACCAATGGGGTGAACAACAGTAGTTTCTATAAAACAGGCCGATATGATGATGATGCTACTGCTGTTGTAACAGACACCAATGAAATTACAACAAATCATACAAGAATAATAAAATAtgacctttttgttttccagagTGAAGATTTCCACATTTATACCCAATACTGCACAAACTACCCAAGGTAAGAAGAATGTTCTGAGAAATGTTAAGTGTAAGCAAGTATTACAAGCTATGCAAAATGGtgtggactaaaaaaaaaaaagagggaccCAAATTGTAATACGGTTTAGCAGTGTTATAGATTAGGTGAACCAGACCACTGGATCTTCATCCAGTGGTCTGGTTTACCTAGAAATTAACagggatgtttttttgtttgtttgttttgtttttaaatgcataggATTATATagggtgattttttttatatccagATAAAAGGAGAAAGCCTCTTTTTAattggctttttttgttttgttttgtttagtttaactATTTTGGCTTTAAATAAACAAAGGCAGATAAGGTTCCTGAGCTAAAGGAGTGTAACTGGCATGTGACTGTCTACCTAAACGACACAGAGTTTTGAATaatctacaggtagtggacaaaaaaatggaaatacctgggtaaatgagggacaccaagtatattgaaagcaaaggCTTCCActcaggtgtggctcatgcgttaattaagcaaatatcccagcatgcttagggttatgtataaaaatgctggacaggcctggttgtctataattatggctgtaagaggagacctcagtgactttgaaagaggggtgattgttggggcgcgtttggcaggagcttcagtgaccaagacagctcaacttgctgaggtttcacgagcaacggtgtctaaagtgatgtcggcatggaactccgagggaaagacatcatcagcaaagggcaacagtgggcggaagcgcatactccaggatcgtgatatccgtgcattaattcgaagtgcaaggcaaaacaggcaagaaACTGCAGATCAATCGACTGCAAGTTTCAACTTGGGGCACGAGCagccaccgagaactccacagagcgggataccatagtggcccaacactctattaagtgactttacattgatgtttccattttttgtccactacctgtaggtaGATGTTTATAACCACTTAGTCTGTGATGTATAAATATAATTGTAAGCAGGCAGGAGTTAACAAAGTCCCACGTTTCACAAATAGAGCAAAAATGTGGCCAGGCTTTATGAGCCACATCTAAAGCAAATATGTTTGTCCTTGATTCATAGCGATGCTGATGTGGCTTGATAGTTTTTTAATTAGGTTTGTACATGAAGGTAGGTATTGTACATGGAGGAGCCAAACTGTCTCTGCAGTATCTGCCTGTTTTCTAAAGAGTGTTCATTCCTGTGTTTTTTATTACTTTATCTAAACCAGAATTTGattgaaagagctgaatctagTGTGACTCAACAGCCTGTTTACTGGGCATTTATATTAATACATGAGACAAGCAAAAACGATAAGTGTCCATCTTTTACTGAAATTGACCTTGTAAGTTACAAGCGTAATGTTAATATTCTCAAACATGTGTGAACTTTAAAACTCAATCAAAAACAAAGCCAAGTACTAAAATAGtcataaagacacacacacacacaaaagaaaaacactcaaaacatttaataatggatcttaatacaaaaacaaaagaaaatgggtCATCAAAAGAATGTTGGTAGTAGGCTTCACTCTGTACTTACATTCTGTTATTAGTTTTGAGGAAGAATTAAGTAGTGAAATACTGTACGATTAAAATGCTGTAAACCTCATGTGGGCTATATTAAAACAAGAGTATTGAAGtcttgtatatactgtaaatacattgtCATATTTCTTACGTTGTGCTTTATTAAACAACAATACCTAATATACAGTGTAAAAAGTTTAGGAACACTTTCACTAGTCTATTTAACAAATTACACTCCTGTGCACTCCATAGTTGAAGAGGGGGAGCCCCAGGGTGGGAACCAGACAGCAGAGAAATCCGATCCATCCTGGGGAAATGAgttgacagacaggagagacacaagCATGTCATTGTAGGTAGTTCTCGCCTTCCCTCGTAGCCTCGACCATACAGTGGGATGATATCTTACACATATTATTTATATGCAGCTACACAATGGCTTTTAGTGGCCTAGGTTATGTTGCCTTGTTCTGAAATTTGGTATCTCTTGCTGTAGGCTATTTGTGTGTACAGAACCAATATTATTTATACTCCTTTATatactctcccccccccccccccccaaaaaaaagtgtttcctgATATGGAAGTATTTTATTGCTTCTTGGTTAGTTTGCAGCACTATTTCTAACAATGTACTATATGGTTTGATATTTGTAGGGCACAGTTGACCTTTTGAATTTGTTTCTAGATCAGTAGCTGTGCTGACAGAATGCATGAGGAACAAGGCACTGTCCAAGTTTTTCCGGGAGCGACAAGAAGCTCTGCAGCACTCGCTCCCACTCGGCTCCTACCTGCTCAAGCCAGTCCAGAGAATCCTAAAGTACCACCTCCTCTTGCATGTAAGCCAACTTAACATCGAAAGGGGGCAGCATGGCTGTACCTAAGTCAGCCTGTTCTGCCTGGAACAGGGTTTCTGTAGACTTGTTTTACTTTCTTCAGACAGATTTAACACTGTTGACAAGCCCAGACAAATCAACATATATTATACTAAAATTATATGAAGGCCTTGTAGTTGGAATATGGAATATGCCTTTTTAGCCCTTACCGTCTGATGGGAAATTGGGAGAAACGTACTGTATGTTACTTTAGATGTACTTTATGATGTCTTGGAACTTGTGCTAGTACTGTGTGTGCTTAATATggctttgttgttgttgcaggAAATAGCAAACCACCTGGACAAAGACACTGAGGCTTATGATGTAGTTCTGGACGCCATTGACACAATGCAAAGGGTTGCGTGGCACATAAATGATATGAAGAGAAAACACGAACATGCAGTGAGGTTACAGGTAAACATCTTACAGTGTTTTATATAAGGTGTCTGCAGAATAACCTGCCAACATAGTCTGTGTGCATGGGGGgaggttatctttttttttaaaggctccAGAAACCAGAATTAGCTGCTTAGTCCCATAGCTTCTCTGTTGGAAGCTGCTTTAACATTCTGCCGAGCCTCTACACTGCCAGGTGGCATAGGAATAGAGAGAGGCTGTAAGAGCTATGGTTATAAATTACTCTAATTTTACCTGTTGGAATTTTATATACCCTTCAAAAGCTTCTCTCTTCCGTATACTGTCTTTGGAgatacagtacaaaaaacagaTGCACTATAAAATGTATTCTGCCATCTGGATTTTTGCGCACTCACAAATGCTAAGAATATTGAATAAGGTTATATTGTGCAGGCTATTAGTATTCATCACACCTCTAACAATTAATTGTTATTATGTAGTTTGTCAGACTGTTTGAAGAGTATAATGCTTGCTTTAACTTGTTCTTGTGAATTTAATGACAGTTATTTGCATAAAAAAGCAGCCCATCGACATTCTTTGAAAAATTTAAATGATTTGTGCTTAGTGTTTGCAGGTTTTAGTATAGtttgtgagatttttttttttttgcaatgagaGTAAAGATTTGCAGCCAGACTTTTATTTAACTTCTATTAAGCTACAAACTACAATAGGAATGTACAAGCAGATAACTCaatgtattatatactgtatatatttttaaatgtctataaagcacattgtatttttttccagGAGATACAGAGTTTACTTACCAACTGGAAAGGTCCGGACTTGATTAGCTACGGGGAGCTGGTTTTAGAAGGAACATTTCGCATCCAGCGTGCCAAGAATGAACGCACTTTGTTTCTATTTGATAAACTTCTGCTTATTACTAAGAAAAGAGAAGAATCCTATGCATACAAAGCTCACATTTTGGTAAGGACTGCACATTGTGGCTGGGATTAATTTATCATGTAATGTTAGCTTTCTACATGTTTTTGCAAAACCTAATATTGGTTTACCTTTGAGGCAGATCGGAAAAAGTGGCTGTGGGTGGGATTTGCCGTCAGAAAAAGTTCTGTATACAATTCAGTGGGGATTAATGATTGTAGTTGTTACCTATGTTCCAAACATTGTCATCTTTACTCTCTTTTTGTCTCTTGTTGACAGTGTTGTAATTTAATGCTGGTGGAAGTCATACCAAAGGAACCACTTAGCTTTAGTGTCTTCCATTACAAGAACCCCAAACTTCAGCACACTGTACAGGTATGGTACATAAGCAAACACAGCTGAACCTGGTGCAGCCATTGATGAGTAGACTCTGATAGTGCCCTGACTGGAAAATGTTAATTGAATTATAGTATTCTAAAGAATTTGTCACAATTACTTTGCCATTAGTGACATAAGCAGTTTGATGCACCCCCAGCTAGCTGGAAGCAGCTGTTGTGTTATTTTGGCCATTCTATTATGATGGCTTCTGTGGCTTACCCCTGCCCCTGCTAGTGACCTTCTGTGTCTCGAATGAATTAAcgaatgaatacatacataaataaattacaattaaaataaattgatcAAATCACTATGCCCACTCCCACCAAATTAATCTATTAAATATGCTGGGTGCTTGTAATTTTAGAAAGCATTCCAAGTGTTGCATTGCAGTGTTCTCAATCAATAGACTGCAGTGAAGTGTATCCTGTGTGTTATCTtcacttttctgttttgttcaaagtAAAACTAGATTTGTGTATCTGTAGATTTTTTGCTATGCTGATGAAATGCAAAAGCTGATATTAAAAAAGAGCTCTTAACCCTGTTGAGCACTATCATTTGAAATTGCAATTTCCCAACAGGCCAGATCCCAACAGGACAAACGACTCTGgattctttatttaaaaagactAATACTTGAAAACCACCCAGCTAAGATACCAGCCAAGGTAAGAACAACCATATTTTTAATTCTGACACTCTTATACTTTTGTCCCTGTCCATCATGTTGCCAGCTTGCCTTGTCTGAAAAGAATCGTAGTTCCTGAAGGAGGGGGGGGGAAGTGGGggaagggaagggggggggggtttgggggtGCGGCGCTCGACAGAATGATAGAGGATTTCTGTCAAGTATCTTTCACAACCAGACAGTAATGTGCCTCTTAATGGGTATATTTCACGTCTTAAAAACAGCTAAGGGGCCACCTAGTGAAACAAAatggtattattaaaaaaaatctgtgaaactAGTTTTTAGTTCGATTGGAAAAAGCTGAAAACACAAACTATAACTAAATCATTTAATATTATTAGATACATTTTAGATATTTGCTGTTTTGCagggtttcttttttatatatatttatataataaaatgtttCAAACTATTTCAAGAATAAAATGTACACCTGAgtttttagtaattacatttgaaAGCAGGTTAGCATTTCTCTGTGACAAGCAAGATTTACTTTGGCTTGGAGTCTTTGTTTCCAGTGAAGAGGAGACTCCaatatgttgtattttttaacTGACAAAAGGATCTCCAATTTGCTTGCCCCTTTATTCCCAAAACCCAGAAGGAAGCTTTAATGTCTTTCATTAACCAACTACGTGGCCATCGCAGAAGACGCCCTGCATGGTGTCACACAATGCCTTCTTTAAACACACTGATTCCTATTGTCGTAGAAGTGTAAGCACGTTTTGCACTAAACTTTGGAAATGAGAATTATAATTAAAGCTAATGCTTAATATTTCTCTCTCTAAACTGCAGGCTAAGCAAGCCATTCTGGAGATGGATGCTGCTCgtaagtatatattttaattgctaCAAACATGATATTGCACCAGAGCCAGACTGCCAGTAAATTAGACTAATGTTTTGACTTCATTAGTGTTGTAAAAATacttttatatgacatttaattaaaacagctgTATTATTTTGATGTGCATTGCCTCTTGTAGCTTCTCTCTTCTAATAATCACAATACTTCAGTTGTCAAAGCTTCTTGGCCTGCCTTTGCAAGACAAGAGAATCTCCAAAACAACCTTTTTCTTGAAGGCCCATTGTTTGGTGATGTCCACAGCTCTTGTCCCTTGCAGTCCAAGAAGCTTTATACAATATTACTATGATTAACGTATTACAGAGtgcataatataaatacattgtatTATGTCAATTTTATATCTACCTACTGTACAAGCCATGGTGTcgcatttttaataatgtttataTCGCCTTATAGTATTAAGACAGATATGGTACGGTACTATTGTAAAAACaggtgcatttattttttttccctgctgtAGATCACCCAGGTTTCCATTATAGCCCAGACGGTGAAAAGAAAGCGGCTTTAAACTCTAAAGAAGGTGGCAATCCTCGGAGGGTGAGGAGGAAGTCAGGTAAGACATAATGATAGAGAGATAAGATATAAGAGAAACCTGatgctgtttttcttttagaTCCCTGTGGCTGTAACAATAAAGATACCTTACCCTTTGGTGCATGCAGGTCATTTTGTTTAACGTCTATTAATCAACATATGGGAACAATTTTGTCTCTTCCAGAACCGTCTGCTCGCTTACAAAGAGGTTCAAAACAAAATGGTAAGTCTAACATGTATGATTGTCCTGTGACAAGATAAACTCGTGTGATCATtttaaggtgtgtttttttttaatatatataaattaaattatgAAATGTAACagtttattctttcttttttttttctccagaaataaGTTCTGATGTCCAAAAGGTAAGCTACAAAACCTTTTACTATTTTGGTAATTTTTCAATTGTTATAATTTTAAACCCACAGTTAGCATtgaattgtatatttgtagtgtGATAGCTAGTCCATTccgtccccgtccccgtccccccccATCCCGCACCCCCCTGTCCCCCCATATTGCTACAATAAGAAGCCCTTGATCCAGTCTAACACTGGTAAAATGCAATTGAATTGCATTGCTCTGTAGAaatgtaggattttttttttattgctctgtTTTTTGAGCACAGGATTGCACAGAAACAAAGGGCATACAAAGTGTCAGTAGACATAGATGTTTAATAGTTTGAAATAAACTATGATGAACTATGAATTTTCAAATATGAACATCGGTACAATGACCTGCACCTCAGATgtttacaacattaaaaaaaagaaaccagtgttacattctcctttttttttttttgccctctCTATTTTCTTGCATGGAGTGATGCATTTCTAAAGTTTTGTGACTTGATTTTGCTTCTTCAGCGGATCAGTGTGGAAGGGTCTCTCCTGTCTCAGGCTGCTAAGTTGGGCTCGACTGAAGATCTCCTGAACTCCAGTGGCAGGGAGGGCAGCCCAGTGAATCAGTCCCGGGAGTCCCTGGACCCCGCTTACCCCAGCGATCCAGATGAGAGACTTCGCATGCATGCTGGGGAGCAGGCTGACGCTGATGATGAGGACGATACTGAGCAGGTAACAGCTAAGATGGCGATTTTTCTTTTTTGACACTGCTTCAGTTAATGTTCATGTTTACAGTGACAAAATACACTATACGTAGCCTAATCTATTCCCTATTGATTTTGCTCAGATCTTGTTGTATCTTTCTGACTACAGGGTGTTGAGCTGAACTCCAAAACTCAAACGAAAGGAGGCAGGAAAAGGCTCAACAGCCAGGCTTCAGAGAACGTTGAAAAGAGAAGAAGTCTTAATGTTGGCACTCATAATTTGCAGGTAAAAACACTTTGCTAAATCAGGAGCACTGCTGCATTACTTAATTTACATTATCCTGTTAGAAAGTAGTAAGCAGCTTTCCTTGCTACTGTAGTTTACACAAATGAGTGTTATTTTCATGTAAAAAGCAGtgccctaaaatgtataaacctgatttCTACCTAATCTTTTTTGGTGTATGTAGTAATTTTAAGTGGGTCAAATCAGAATTGGAGTGAAAAGCACTAGGAtgattaatacagagttaaagagCAGGAGTATTAAGATTGACCGCTGGTTAGATAATTAAAGTAGGCCTTATTGGCTGCAGTTATTTATCACTGGGAACAATGCAGTGCTGGCTTTAAACAGATGTCCACTGATTTTATTAAAagtttacactttttaaattatacTAAATGCATTAACTATTGTCAAATGGCATATTCTGTTTTGaattcatttttatatcattattttCTATTCCACAGACATCTAAAGAATCCAAGGACACTGGGCACTCGGGCAATAACAATAGCACTACCAACTCTGCGCGCCACCCTGCCAGGCAGTCAGGCACCCAGAGCAACTCAGACTTGAACGTTGTTCTGGGAGGTCCTCAGGCCGTCCGAAACATCTGGACTGATCATCAGATCAGACAGGCGTTATTTTCAAGCCAACAACCTGCCCATCaaactgaagaggaggaggacatCTACCAGATGTTTGTGCCTTCCGTCTCCTCCCCCAATCGCAACGTCACCAGAGTTAAAGAAGGGAACCGAGGTCCTGGAAGGCCATGCAGTTGGCATGTTGGACAACCTGAACAAAAGACACCTGAAGCCAACCGTAAGGTTATTAGAAGGGCAAGCAGCGTTGGGGAGCAAAACTCTGATTTCAAACCGACCATATGTGATGGTAACAAGCCAAAAGCACAAGACAATAGCCTGCAAGTGGATGAGCCCAGCAGAGTTTCTACTTCAGAGTCCTCAGATCAGCTCACCATTGATGACATTGAGAATATCTATGACAACATCAGTTATGAGGACATGAAATCAATGGGCCTCATTCGAAGAGAGCGGGATTGCATGCATATTCCCCAGGGAGCAGTGGCAGAGAAAACCAATTCAGGTGTGACCTTTACAGAAAGGCCAGTCAGTCACAATGAGAACTCTGGGAGTACTGACCTGTCTCTTCTATCTGATACCTATAAAGCCAAAGCTCAGAATTCAGATTCTTTTGGTTCTTGTGAGCTAAAAATTGTTGAGGAGAACATATATGACACAATAGGGGTTTCAGACCCACCCTTGGAAACATACAAGAGTGACACGAGCAAACGGGACAGCTTCTTTGGTCTCGAGGCAGACTTTGCTTGCTGTGATAGCCTGGAAGGGTTCATCTCTGAAGAGAGCCTGCAGTTTAGCGAGGACGATACTTCTGACCACCGGGTTCCTGAGGACCGAGACCTTTTGGGCTGGGTGGATAGCTCCTCCAATTCTGATTCTCTTTCCCACAGGTCGGTAGCAGATAAGCTGTCTGAAGAGGTTGATGAGATATGGAATGACCTGGAAAGCTACATCAAGAAAAATGAGAAGAAGCCAGAACACCTCCCAGCTGCTTTCCCTGTTAGCAAGCATGACGTGCAGGAGGAGACTCATGCTAAAAGTGTACCTGATACCCATAGAGAAGAGGTACATAGAGAAGCTGAGTACTCTGCTTCTACTTTTTCTATTCCTGAGAACACTGGTTTCACCAAGACTGTTAAAAAGAAGCTAGCGAGGCTCAGCACTGGCAGCTTTAGGTTTGATGAATGTGACTCGCACAAGGACAGGTCTAGTTTCAGTAGATCCTCATTCACCAGTGAGTTAGGGAATCTGGAGAGCTCTCAAACCTCCACGAACAGCATTCTCTCCAACACCAGCTCAGAAAGTTCAGAACTGGGAGTGGACATTGTGGATAAAACAAAGAACAGGGTTTTCATGATGGCAAGACAGTATAGCCAGAAGATCAAAAAGGCCAATCAGATGTTAAAGATGAGAAGCCCAGATCAGGAGAATGCACCCGGCAAGCCAAAATCAAGGCAAAAGGATCTTGCAGCCATCCTGGAGGAGAAGAAACAAGGAGGTCCTGCAATAGGTATGGccaatttttatattttgttactCTGCAATGATAATAAAAGGTTGGGTaacaaatgttttatatattttgcgTTTATGACTTATGTCCTTGTTTTTGAACTTTAAAGGTCCAGTGTGGGAATTTATTCTGTTTCTTGCCATGTATGATTTTATAGGAGTAATGTCATACACAGAAAAAAACCTCCTTTAATAAATGTAAAGTCTTTTGTGTCAATACACAACTTTCAGAGCTATTGCCACATGTTGTGATAAACGTAACTCACATCATTACCTGTTGTAGTTTTCTATAAATATCATACATGGCACTTCATTTTTAAATCTTGAAGCTGTTTCTTTATAAAGTATTTAAtgttaatgctttatttttttctttgcaggtgCCAGAATTGCAGAATATACTCATCTATATGACCAGATTGTGTTTAGAGATACTCCCCC
This sequence is a window from Acipenser ruthenus chromosome 6, fAciRut3.2 maternal haplotype, whole genome shotgun sequence. Protein-coding genes within it:
- the LOC117411407 gene encoding pleckstrin homology domain-containing family G member 1-like isoform X3 is translated as MPTDDYHLPPDALPPLPEVPDGRTALSTVPLGRFHSEKRTFRYCSVRSMDSSDSDRPVSYSSTSSSASSRDSHCSLGSRTTLVSNSRLGLGPALQDRDVGAIRLELVPARQLDCRERQGSQVEGTVEDEKRLSGVKRTDSKGSGKHNATSTPAVEPASPKLLYVDRVVQEILDTERTYVQDLQSIVQDYLDCITDQSRLALGTEERSELFGNIRDIYHFNSELLQDLENCHADPVAIAECFVAKSEDFHIYTQYCTNYPRSVAVLTECMRNKALSKFFRERQEALQHSLPLGSYLLKPVQRILKYHLLLHEIANHLDKDTEAYDVVLDAIDTMQRVAWHINDMKRKHEHAVRLQEIQSLLTNWKGPDLISYGELVLEGTFRIQRAKNERTLFLFDKLLLITKKREESYAYKAHILCCNLMLVEVIPKEPLSFSVFHYKNPKLQHTVQARSQQDKRLWILYLKRLILENHPAKIPAKAKQAILEMDAAHHPGFHYSPDGEKKAALNSKEGGNPRRVRRKSEPSARLQRGSKQNEISSDVQKRISVEGSLLSQAAKLGSTEDLLNSSGREGSPVNQSRESLDPAYPSDPDERLRMHAGEQADADDEDDTEQGVELNSKTQTKGGRKRLNSQASENVEKRRSLNVGTHNLQTSKESKDTGHSGNNNSTTNSARHPARQSGTQSNSDLNVVLGGPQAVRNIWTDHQIRQALFSSQQPAHQTEEEEDIYQMFVPSVSSPNRNVTRVKEGNRGPGRPCSWHVGQPEQKTPEANRKVIRRASSVGEQNSDFKPTICDGNKPKAQDNSLQVDEPSRVSTSESSDQLTIDDIENIYDNISYEDMKSMGLIRRERDCMHIPQGAVAEKTNSGVTFTERPVSHNENSGSTDLSLLSDTYKAKAQNSDSFGSCELKIVEENIYDTIGVSDPPLETYKSDTSKRDSFFGLEADFACCDSLEGFISEESLQFSEDDTSDHRVPEDRDLLGWVDSSSNSDSLSHRSVADKLSEEVDEIWNDLESYIKKNEKKPEHLPAAFPVSKHDVQEETHAKSVPDTHREEVHREAEYSASTFSIPENTGFTKTVKKKLARLSTGSFRFDECDSHKDRSSFSRSSFTSELGNLESSQTSTNSILSNTSSESSELGVDIVDKTKNRVFMMARQYSQKIKKANQMLKMRSPDQENAPGKPKSRQKDLAAILEEKKQGGPAIGARIAEYTHLYDQIVFRDTPPRAQKIGGDNTSESLVQNTPQSQLTSQRYSQLGSDSNCLDEDWLHATYSNRELSDFISWPDEPVLSHEDRSDAAQRKLSQACSVPALKSVTHPHAPTQRWSAFISQPNKENFDQEHVYNSLGRRPASAKSNPYNWCQSSSSVMVNNRTVESTIHQNQRDRNPVTLNRNSVEDRHHNSILSHKSEHMATHEEQRQSVAKQTSEDHSDMILQDSQKVLVVSRNSLLNAHIATQNYFANFKDADDDDEDYVEIKSEDEEQDLASERSLNGGLASSLKEPCSRRLSFSTPCSPVKTLHSNIGPGVSLIDFTEQDKLNEYLWRVPPENQQNIVQSLRQKFHCLSSSSFASAS
- the LOC117411407 gene encoding pleckstrin homology domain-containing family G member 1-like isoform X1, whose protein sequence is MQRSLFSPQRRPANSHSQDANLYSPVTRPAHHMAVLLSGFNKLVSAEMPDKELQGTESISRNEDDYHLPPDALPPLPEVPDGRTALSTVPLGRFHSEKRTFRYCSVRSMDSSDSDRPVSYSSTSSSASSRDSHCSLGSRTTLVSNSRLGLGPALQDRDVGAIRLELVPARQLDCRERQGSQVEGTVEDEKRLSGVKRTDSKGSGKHNATSTPAVEPASPKLLYVDRVVQEILDTERTYVQDLQSIVQDYLDCITDQSRLALGTEERSELFGNIRDIYHFNSELLQDLENCHADPVAIAECFVAKSEDFHIYTQYCTNYPRSVAVLTECMRNKALSKFFRERQEALQHSLPLGSYLLKPVQRILKYHLLLHEIANHLDKDTEAYDVVLDAIDTMQRVAWHINDMKRKHEHAVRLQEIQSLLTNWKGPDLISYGELVLEGTFRIQRAKNERTLFLFDKLLLITKKREESYAYKAHILCCNLMLVEVIPKEPLSFSVFHYKNPKLQHTVQARSQQDKRLWILYLKRLILENHPAKIPAKAKQAILEMDAAHHPGFHYSPDGEKKAALNSKEGGNPRRVRRKSEPSARLQRGSKQNEISSDVQKRISVEGSLLSQAAKLGSTEDLLNSSGREGSPVNQSRESLDPAYPSDPDERLRMHAGEQADADDEDDTEQGVELNSKTQTKGGRKRLNSQASENVEKRRSLNVGTHNLQTSKESKDTGHSGNNNSTTNSARHPARQSGTQSNSDLNVVLGGPQAVRNIWTDHQIRQALFSSQQPAHQTEEEEDIYQMFVPSVSSPNRNVTRVKEGNRGPGRPCSWHVGQPEQKTPEANRKVIRRASSVGEQNSDFKPTICDGNKPKAQDNSLQVDEPSRVSTSESSDQLTIDDIENIYDNISYEDMKSMGLIRRERDCMHIPQGAVAEKTNSGVTFTERPVSHNENSGSTDLSLLSDTYKAKAQNSDSFGSCELKIVEENIYDTIGVSDPPLETYKSDTSKRDSFFGLEADFACCDSLEGFISEESLQFSEDDTSDHRVPEDRDLLGWVDSSSNSDSLSHRSVADKLSEEVDEIWNDLESYIKKNEKKPEHLPAAFPVSKHDVQEETHAKSVPDTHREEVHREAEYSASTFSIPENTGFTKTVKKKLARLSTGSFRFDECDSHKDRSSFSRSSFTSELGNLESSQTSTNSILSNTSSESSELGVDIVDKTKNRVFMMARQYSQKIKKANQMLKMRSPDQENAPGKPKSRQKDLAAILEEKKQGGPAIGARIAEYTHLYDQIVFRDTPPRAQKIGGDNTSESLVQNTPQSQLTSQRYSQLGSDSNCLDEDWLHATYSNRELSDFISWPDEPVLSHEDRSDAAQRKLSQACSVPALKSVTHPHAPTQRWSAFISQPNKENFDQEHVYNSLGRRPASAKSNPYNWCQSSSSVMVNNRTVESTIHQNQRDRNPVTLNRNSVEDRHHNSILSHKSEHMATHEEQRQSVAKQTSEDHSDMILQDSQKVLVVSRNSLLNAHIATQNYFANFKDADDDDEDYVEIKSEDEEQDLASERSLNGGLASSLKEPCSRRLSFSTPCSPVKTLHSNIGPGVSLIDFTEQDKLNEYLWRVPPENQQNIVQSLRQKFHCLSSSSFASAS